The sequence aaactgttcacattttttttctagaatggGAATGCATCTCCAATTGAGATATAATCATTATCTAACATTCTACAGTATAAGAACTTGTTGAAATAGCTTTAATTTGCTGTAGTTTAACGAAAAGAGAGACGACCTGAAGAATTATATCTTCGCAgcgcatacaaaaaaaaatcattggtcTTATTAAGAAAACCATTGGTGAAATTACAGATtcattggttctttttcgtacaGAGTTGCACATGTTCAGACCAACAGCTAACCAATTGTCGGTTTAAACCCTTTGTAGCAAAACCCTTTGCGATTAATAGttagaaattttcagaattACTGTCAAATCGAGAAAAGGACACTGTTAAAAATGAAagttaaataattttgttttgaaaacagttttaattgaaaatagtgGTTTCTGAAACACTGAATATGCTGGCTTATGTATCATTGTATGCTTCATGCAGGCCCTTCATAGCAGGCAATACCACCGGAAGTCGACAGAATCTGATACACGAATTTGCTCATCTCCTTCATGTGCTGTTGGTTGAAGAGGTTCTTATCCTTAGTCCTGATTatgcagaaaaaacatacatacaGGTATGAGCAATAATATTTTACTAAGAAATACTACATTTACCATAAGTTAATCCGACGAATAGTCGAGACGCCGTCCTGGCGAGCTCCTAGCTGTTGTTATTCGATCTTCCATCTGATTCTGATTCGTGCATGTAAGAAACTCCTTCCATGGAATTTGCATCGACTATCATTGGTTCCTCCAATACACTAGTCGGGAAGATTCTGTCGATCCCTTCCTTCGAGAGCTCCGCTTATCGGTAGGCGGTAGCCGGTTTCAGTAGGCACTTGAATCGCGGGAAAATGGAGCACGATAAAAATGGAACTAAACCTTTGATACCCACACTGACTTCGACACCACACTGAAAACAATCTACACGATCATGCTACTGTTTTCACATGTGAATTTTCACCACTTGGCCAGCATACTAAAATAACGTGTAAATCCAGTCCTTAACGTCAAAAAATGAAACATCCATTGTAATAGAAATCaataaagaaagaaaggaaaaacacGTTAAATATGTATGCAATGCTTTGCATAAAATGGCAGAATGCTTTTCGTGTATTTTGTTTATCGTTTATAAAAAGTAAATATTAATTCGATTATACTAATAAAACACTTCCAAACTGTCGACCTATAATCAACATAATCATTTATTGACAgaaacaaataatttctttggacattttatGCAATCATCCTGTATTTTCTGCTAATGCTACGCATTTCCCTGGGTTTATTTGACTCTGGGTAGCAGAACACTTGGcaatttgtttcgatttggtgCCGGACAGAAGTGAAATAGAGAAAACACTCCATTTAGGCGATGACGATTTGGGGGTACTTATCTTTTATCCGCGAAACATTTACTCCGATTATGGAGCTTAAATTGATCTGAAAATACAATGAACTTGAACTCTAGATTAAACTCATATCTAAGTTTACCTTACCTGTATATTTGTAATTGAAGCTTTGTAAACTTATAATTATGATTAATAAacatattaaatttttaaactttgtgCTTGAATGAAGTTTATGATTTTATATCCTGGCGGCAAACGGACACTTCTTGGCGAcgtcatgtttttttttttcaccacaATACATGCTACATTTAATGATGTACAAAACACGTTATAATGACTAGTATTTACCAGTGGTATCaattcatattatttttttgtgacTTTAACGTGGATTGCTAGTGGAAATATCGGTTAGTAAAACACGTTCGATTCACatggaaaaaaacattttatgaGCGTGTAGAATATTTTCAGTGCAACTACTGCAAGACACCAATATTGAAtagttcaataccaaattttcaaaacaacttatcttaacttattttgtaaacaaagattcaaacgtcgatttgacgaatttgatagcattttcacgcaaaccaacaccatcattaCGAAGGTGAAGGCTTCtactacctgttgatggtgttggtttgcgtgagagtgcgatcacattcgtcaaatcgtcgtttgaatctttgtttacaaaagcagataagtcgttttgaaaattttgtcttgagttcttcgtatttttttcgaaatcttcCGAACAggacaaagggaaccgaagcgacaatctttatcttgtaactgaAATATCTTTTATTCAGACTCTCAAAATTGTCATGCAGTAACAATAACAAATAACAATCATACGCGTGAGTTCAAAGGACTCGCATATGAACATGACGGATTTCCGTAGTTTTTTTcgtcctacgcctttgctcgcaatgcCAACTGGAGTCATATAACACCATCgtttaaaaatatcttttttatgGTTCTCTTGCCCGCAGATACCGTTCTATAGACATTTTAAGTTGTTGAAACAATAACCCatttcacccccatttgacaCATCACATATGAATAAAACTAAGTAAATACTCTTTACTCAAATCGGTCTACGTACTGATGCAAATCTCTGTGAATCTTCATTGTCATCCTTTATGACaacattaaattatttttatgatttcatTTCGACGCTTTTTTAATTACcaatgatgattttattttacaGACTTTTGCGTAGAATATCTTGAGGAAGATCCGGCGTTCCCGTACATTCAGCCGTCGTATACAGCAACGCAAGAGGTCACGGAAACACAAGAGATCACAGAAACACAAGAGAGTATTTCTCCGCTAGTTTCCCCTTCGCAGCCTGAACGCCCGCCTTCAAAATTACGAAGAAATAAAAGTCTGCATGCTGATTTGATGTATGAATTTAAGAGAACTAATGCTCGCATAGAATTTGAACTCGATCGTTTGAGAAATGCTGACGAAGACGTATTACAGATGGAACGCGAAAGGAACGAAATACTTAGAGATATGGCTGACAATTCAAAAGAACTGAATGGGGCATTAATTCATTTTCTGTCGAAGTAAAACTAtagttttttgataaaattttaaatgaaaCGAATTCTCAGTATTATTTTCGAACCTGGTGTTTATCCCTTCGAATTCGTATTTCGGCTATAACAAAAGAAAGTAATGCTTTAATTAAAGGAATGAAAGTAGTTATACTTGTCacgtttttttatatttaaaagctATTAATATTTCATAAAACTTGCTCATCATGTTCACGCAATGGTTCCTGAGTATCGATGTTAGATTTCAGTGCTGCGAAAGAAATATAAATAGCATTAAACATTTTGAATACCAGATGTTaacttaaaataaaattattttatggaTCTGAATAATATAAGAGAAATATTAGAAAGCATTTATGTATAAATGTGCTCAGAATAATAGAGGAAAAATCTTATGTTCTAATACAATTAAataatgataaataataaaaaaaacgaatATCAATGTATTGCTTGAAGCGAAGTatgttttaatattattttattatttacctAAATAATTGGCAATTGCCTCTCTAATCGCTATCGCagtgcaatttgattccgtgaTTGTATTAATTTCGTCCGGTATTTGCCGTCGTGTACGTTCATATTCTTGCATGTGTTGAATCCAATTCTTCTTTATGGTATCATTGTTATGGTTGAGAAAATTATGCAAAACACAACAGCACTGTATAACGAGTGCTGCTTTATCAATCTTGTTATCCAATCCTTTTCCAATTCGTCGAAATCGTGCCTTTAGATGGCCAAACGCATTCTCTACAACCCTTCTGGCCTTTGACAGTGTATAGTTGAAAGTTTTTTCCTTATCGGAGGCATCTACATGGAATGAATAAGGCTTCATAACTAGTTCTGACAAACGGAAAGCAGAATCTCCAATCAGTAGAACAGGAACAtcaattccacacatttttttagTATAATCCTTTAAAATTGGATTTTGTAGCTCTCTTTTAAGCTTCGAACTTTCGAATATTTTGGAATCATTGCAACGCCCGGGGCTTCCCACGCTAATGTACTGGAATCTAAACCTACAAATAGTTCAAGATTGATTAGTGTAAATTACACGGTTAGTATTTttggtacttttcactcaaatcgggagcctagtgtgggaacccaaaactaagtaatttttaatttaaacctaatattaagtaaaatatacttaattttgagCAGAAACTAATAAACagttaggtaaattttacttcactttcgtaaacatgagattatttagagaaattttcagaaaccaagttttaaattttttactcaaaaaagaaacttttatatttttatgattatttAGAGTTCCACGGATTTGTCTGCATGCGTTGATGTATGGATTAGTTTTGTATGTTTCAGtaagaaaatcttgaaaaaacaaCAAATTCATAGATTTatatgaactttttaaaaaattgttaattttgaaaatttcaacttgTATTGTGATTTTTTGTCAGGTGAAACTTTGTACCATTTTTTGACCATTACCATCAAAACGtaaaaaacgaaaatttttgggttgtgccagtattgcacgaaaacgaAAAATCAAGAATTAACTAGCGGAAATAGTATTTAAATACTAGAAAGGTAGAAAACTATTATTATCATAAAATTCATATCAGTAGATGACTCTGTGGTTTTGTGCATCTCTTGGTTCAATTTCAACTAGCTGCATCGAAAATTCGCGAGTGAGCACACCAGATTACGGAGAAGTttattcaaaataatgttcCTATCTTTGGTGTTTGAACCTGTGCCAGGAATGGGACCCTGCCGGAAACACCATCCATAACACTATAAACTAGGAAAGATTTACAAATGCCGGCTAAATAAGTCATGCTAATTCAAAGTAAGGTGGcggccagagtaaacgcgacgtgcgatgcgacgcgacgcgactcacgcaaaagaataacaattattatcaaagaactgtcaaattgcactgtcgaaTCGCGTTGCATCGCgccgtcgcgtttactctggccgGTACCTAATAGTTACCTGTAGTCAACACTCGCAAACAGAACCATAGAATACCACCCTTTGTAGTTGTGGTAATCAATAGCTTCATCATTCTTTGGCTGAATTTCTATATGACATCCATCTTAAAAATGGAAAAGGTAGTGAATTATAATAGAAATATTGCAATGAATTTAGTTACAAAAAAGACTTTTGTTACCAATTGCGCCATAGCATTGCGGGAAGCCAATTTGTCCAAATCCTTTGAGGCACTCTTCAATCTGATTCTTCTGCAGCGGGAATGAATCCATATAAATAGGCCGCAAAACTCGCCATACTTCGGTGCAGAACTCCTGCATAATCTCGCAAATTGTTGATTTGCCCACTCCGAATAAAtttgatatggtgcgatattcGGCTGACGATCCTAATGCGTACAGTGCAATGCCCACTCTTTTTTGCAGAGGAATGCACTTCCGCAGTATAGTGTCCTGTTTTGCAATTCCTCGTAGCATACCACATAATGTGTCAAAACACTTTCGGTTCATCCTGAAATTCTCTTTAAAGAACTTCTCTCCATTTTTTTCAGCATCTTCTTCAAAAAATTTACCGGAACGTATctattttaaattcattttttttattaacttaTGATCTAATCAACTTTTCATAGGTATTTACTTACCCTTGTCCAAATCGTACGGTGCCGGGAGCTTCGCTTGATCAGATGCAGAAGCGCAACGGATTTATTTTGCAGGTTCATTATGTTTCGTATATGCAGCTGTCTTTTTCTTTTGTATCGTGACATCGTCATCGACATTGCCCGATACACATTACTGGACACGGCCAATTTTCTGCCACAGCACATTATAACTTTTACTAATTTAGTAGAGTTAGCACTTCTCGTCATTGTTATTTATaaaagtttaatgatgtacGCGAATATTTACAATCAGAGACAAACTTTTCACCGGTCATGACAGTATGCAGGCTCAATAGCGCGCGTCAAATGGAAACGTCAAATGATATTAGTTCATTGTAGTGTGAACGCATCGAGGTAAATTCGATAtcaacttaatttttttcatcaTAAATAGCTCAATCTGAACAGGCTATAAGGAGAAAATCAAACTTATAATCCGAATTGTGATCCGTATAATCGTGGAAATCTTCATTTTGTATACTGTGTTATCCAACCGCGCTGAGTAATAAGTTGGCTGAGTTTCGGCTTGAAATTTGAATTGTTCATACTATTTTCGACTTCCGCTTTGGTAAGTACACATATGCTTGATGGTTATGTTCGAATTACTTGGTCTTAAAAACGGCGTGGACTATGGTCACTAAGTAATTGTTGATCTACATTTTTGATTTAATAATTTGTAATGGTTTCAGCACCAGCAATGGATCGCCGTTCGAAGAAACCGTCTGGTCATTTCTGGCGTAAGGCACAGAAGGATCGCGCCAGGTTAGCCGAAGTCCGGAAAAATCCCTCTATGATGGTTGGTATGCGCAAATATCTAGCTACAGCGATTCAGCCTTCCGGCGAGGAAAGTAAGTTCAATTGCAAATTAAGAGAATTTATGCTTTCtggtaaaaaaatcaattggtaTATTATATTCTCAGTTGTCGTACCCTataaaaattacaattacaattctCCATTCACATTCTCCATTTGAGTTTTAGACAAGCCCTTACTAGACTAAAAtttcttccaatttttttaTAATGTATCTATGtatctttttattttatatgtatgtatatagaAATGAGTTTGCTTTTCCCTTGAGGTAATACTATAACGAATGAAGGGATGGACCGATTTACAAGATAATATTGCAATAATATATaactgcccctattcgcataagcgtcccatgtcagttttcttcaacttgagtaatacgccgttgaatttttcaaacttgttttacatggagaaatacaaaaaattctaataaattgataaaacctGCAATCTTcctgaaaatttggcataatattctttatttgtatacattgctatggaactattaaatggacaataattatatttattttttgtgcaGAAGTGTTTCAAAgtctggaatgtgactgttatgcgaataaatagcaagatgggacaacacaagtgggttttaattttcaaatttctagaacaaagtctattattttatcagtttttcttaaagctGAAGCCATTTTAAGCttatttttggaagaaaatcaaaatcgtcaaaaatcgacatgggacgcttatgcgaatcgcggcagtatatttataatataatatattatacctactcactaatcgattcgtcttgagatCAGTTGTGATTATTAATACATATATTTACGAAGAAtacttcttctccttcttcgttgGTAtgacatccctcactgggacaaagccgcctcgcagcttagtgtatattaggcacttccacagttaactgtgaggtttataagccaagttaccctttctgcattcgtatatcatgaggctagcacgatgatacttttatgtccagggaagtcgagacaatttccaatccgaaaattgtctagaccggcaccgggaatcgaacccagccaccctcagcatggtcttgtttgtagccgtgcatcttaccgcacagctaaggagggcccctaattaTAGAAGAATTAGCAACATTAAAATacaggccgttacaaatatttaattgaaattatgtCCTACCTACTGGTTTCCGAAAGGTCAAGAGGGGATTATAAAAAATATCCTAGCCTAACtagcctatccgaatcagtttttttccaacttgtattattacaagtgcgatagttttgttttcatggctttttattattcgaagaggtttttgcctctcttttatcgttgttcgttatctattgaaagcgatttctgcaatccctgAAAATGATATTGAAACCAGATTTCTTTAATGACGAGTCTAGAGGTTTTCTCGGTAGTGATGATAGAAAGCAACATGCGACCTACGCTTTGGAACGTTTCTGAGACCAAGGATATCTCCGAGAGTCCTAGAAGAGAAGctaattagcatttagcattcAGCTTGTGGATCCCTGAAAAAGATACTTTATCGATATTTTCTTGAAAGCGACTCGAGTTTGTCTGGAGAATTGTCGACGACACATCTCAACAGTCTCTGGTCATTCGTTGTTAACATCTTGATTTTATCACATGATATCGCTTTACAGGAGAAGTGATAGATTAATGAACAATATTTGGTCGTAAACCACCATAAGAATGAAGGAAAGACTGACAGAAACAATAAAGTATGATGCCATTATAAGATCAGGATTCGTAGCATTAGTCGAAATAATCAAATCAATAATAATTcactaaaagatattttagttacaaggcaattattgtcgctgtccggaacatcttttgatGGCGAGGaaaggggatctaaatgtcaatgaaggtaaaatacatacgatttgacagttaggtaccacacatgtttcggacagcagaacaaagggaatcgaagcgacaatctttatcttgtaactaaaatatcttttaattcACTGGTCAAGGTAGGTCAAGGTAAAGTAAGTCTCAATAACTGAAAATAGATTGAGGAAAAAAATAGAGATGCAGATGAGTGCACTCAGTTTTTACTTCTGCAGCTCgacaaaatccgcacagccgtctgcccagcaaaataaaaactgatatcccggaaaaaaatgtatgtttgttagctgattttctgcaaattatttgctggttttcagcaactttgacagaaatctcggcaaaaatcatgttagctggggctgtgcgaatctcggtaaaagtttaacattttgctgggatccctgtaataaaaattaactgTATAGGAAAcaagcaattaaaaaaaataaaggtttttgttattgttatattatcaatttcccaccttatcggccgcgacgatttgaaatcgtcgcaatacaaattttgatgattttagtacCATTGAGCAAACGGCTTGAAAGCCAGACGTCCTGTCTGTAATGCGAGTAAACGGCgcaatttttgttttagctgaaaattcGTAGATTTCGAATGGGGTTTCAATTAATTTAGATTTGCTGTTTTAATATAACCATTTACGTATAACATTGACATATTTTTGACTATAAAATGATATTCTACTTAAATTAACGAATCAAACGAGACTTGGAAAActcatttttctcggttcagcatTGTTGGCTTTTCGgccgtaatcatatgttgctcgagaaATGTTTATTCGCTGAACGGATGTTTTAAGGTTAACTCTAGACCAACAATTGAATATGGTgtatcagccaaaatttatttttcccggttcctcgtctacatacattaaggtcactcctgacagaatccaagtttcaaagtgcttgcgttttcgggggcacaccactcgatacggaggcggcggacaactgtcatttttgttgattcagctttgctgcgtcgcagcatgcgtgaaaaaataaaaatgacagttgtgcgttgcttccgtatcgagtggtgtgcccccgaaaacgcgagcacctCGAAACCTGGactctgtcaggagtgaccttaacaaaGAActggaaagaataaattttggtcaGAACATAATCTTCAATGATTCAAATTGATCGGGACTGGCATT comes from Armigeres subalbatus isolate Guangzhou_Male chromosome 2, GZ_Asu_2, whole genome shotgun sequence and encodes:
- the LOC134215122 gene encoding uncharacterized protein LOC134215122, which encodes MTRSANSTKLVKVIMCCGRKLAVSSNVYRAMSMTMSRYKRKRQLHIRNIMNLQNKSVALLHLIKRSSRHRTIWTRIRSGKFFEEDAEKNGEKFFKENFRMNRKCFDTLCGMLRGIAKQDTILRKCIPLQKRVGIALYALGSSAEYRTISNLFGVGKSTICEIMQEFCTEVWRVLRPIYMDSFPLQKNQIEECLKGFGQIGFPQCYGAIDGCHIEIQPKNDEAIDYHNYKGWYSMVLFASVDYRFRFQYISVGSPGRCNDSKIFESSKLKRELQNPILKDYTKKMCGIDVPVLLIGDSAFRLSELVMKPYSFHVDASDKEKTFNYTLSKARRVVENAFGHLKARFRRIGKGLDNKIDKAALVIQCCCVLHNFLNHNNDTIKKNWIQHMQEYERTRRQIPDEINTITESNCTAIAIREAIANYLALKSNIDTQEPLREHDEQVL